From a single Pseudomonas serboccidentalis genomic region:
- a CDS encoding penicillin acylase family protein, translating to MKRVFTVLALLIVVLLAGVGWYVYSKQPTRQGQVELRNLQGSVTVRYDERGVPHIRAENETDLYRALGYVHAQDRLFQMEAMRRLARGELAEVLGPKLLDTDKLFRSLRIRERAVSYVASLDKQSPAWKALQAYLDGINQYQDSHAAPVEFDVLGIPKRPFTAEDSISVAGYMAYSFAAAFRTEPLLTYVRDQLGADYLNVFDLDWQPKGVLAKGRANPTPALAAGDWKDLNALARLSEQALIENGLPQFEGSNAWVIAGSRSQSGKPLLAGDPHIRFSVPSVWYEAQLSAPGFELYGHHQALVPFAFLGHNLDFGWSLTMFQNDDLDLIAEKVNPDNPNQVWYHGQWTDLVSTEQQIAVKGQAPVTLTLRQSPHGPIVNDALGTAAGKTPIAMWWAFLETPNPILEGFYQLNRADTLAKARAAAAKVQAPGLNIVYANAKGDIAWWASALLPKRPAGVKPAFILDGSSNQADKDGYYPFSANPQEENPARGYIVSANFQPLSPTGMEIPGYYNLADRGQQLNRQLSDKNVKWSNEANQKLQLGTTTAYGPRTLAPLLPVLREVVSDPAQLKLVEQLAQWQGDYPLDSVSATVFNQFLYDLADAAMRDELGNDFFETLLPTRVIDAALPRLAANADSPWWDNRDTPNKETRADIVKAAWQASMTHLKQTLGDTPSAWQWGTAHTLTHGHPLGQQKPLDRIVNVGPFAAPGSHEVPNNLSAKLGPAPWPVTYGPSTRRLVDFADPAHSLTINPVGQSGVPFDSHYDDQAEAYVEGMYVQAHFSEEEVTANTRSTLKLLPARAAQ from the coding sequence ATGAAACGCGTCTTCACCGTTCTTGCCTTGCTCATCGTTGTCCTGCTCGCTGGCGTCGGCTGGTACGTCTACAGCAAACAGCCAACGCGTCAGGGCCAGGTGGAGCTGCGCAACCTGCAAGGTTCGGTGACCGTGCGTTACGACGAGCGTGGCGTACCGCACATTCGCGCCGAAAACGAAACCGACCTCTATCGCGCCCTGGGCTACGTGCATGCCCAGGACCGCCTGTTCCAGATGGAAGCCATGCGCCGTCTCGCGCGCGGCGAACTGGCCGAAGTGCTCGGGCCGAAGCTGCTCGACACCGACAAACTGTTCCGCAGCCTGCGCATCCGCGAACGCGCCGTCAGTTATGTCGCCAGTCTCGATAAGCAGTCACCGGCGTGGAAGGCCCTGCAAGCCTATCTGGACGGCATCAACCAATATCAGGACAGCCACGCTGCACCGGTCGAGTTCGACGTGCTGGGCATCCCCAAGCGGCCGTTCACGGCTGAGGACAGCATCAGCGTCGCCGGTTACATGGCCTACAGCTTTGCCGCCGCGTTTCGCACCGAACCGCTGCTGACCTACGTGCGTGATCAACTCGGTGCCGATTACCTCAACGTCTTCGACCTCGACTGGCAGCCCAAGGGCGTGCTCGCCAAAGGTCGCGCCAACCCGACACCAGCCCTCGCCGCCGGCGACTGGAAAGACCTCAACGCCCTCGCCCGCCTCAGCGAGCAGGCGCTGATCGAAAACGGCCTGCCGCAATTCGAAGGCAGCAACGCCTGGGTGATCGCCGGCAGCCGCAGCCAGAGCGGCAAACCGTTGCTGGCCGGCGACCCGCACATTCGCTTCTCGGTGCCTTCGGTGTGGTACGAGGCGCAACTGTCGGCGCCGGGCTTTGAACTGTACGGCCACCATCAGGCGCTGGTGCCATTCGCATTTCTCGGGCACAACCTGGATTTCGGCTGGAGCCTGACCATGTTCCAGAACGACGATCTGGATCTGATCGCCGAGAAGGTCAACCCGGACAACCCCAATCAGGTCTGGTACCACGGCCAGTGGACCGATCTGGTCAGCACCGAGCAGCAGATCGCGGTGAAGGGCCAGGCACCGGTGACACTCACCCTGCGCCAGTCGCCCCACGGCCCGATCGTCAACGACGCGCTGGGCACCGCTGCCGGCAAAACACCGATCGCGATGTGGTGGGCGTTCCTCGAAACGCCGAACCCGATCCTCGAAGGTTTCTATCAGCTCAACCGCGCCGACACGCTGGCCAAGGCCCGCGCGGCAGCGGCCAAGGTGCAGGCACCGGGGCTGAACATCGTCTACGCCAATGCCAAGGGCGACATCGCCTGGTGGGCCTCGGCGTTGCTGCCCAAACGCCCTGCCGGGGTGAAGCCGGCCTTCATTCTCGACGGCAGCAGCAATCAGGCGGACAAGGACGGCTACTACCCGTTCAGCGCCAACCCGCAGGAAGAAAACCCGGCGCGCGGCTACATCGTCTCAGCCAACTTCCAGCCGCTGTCGCCGACCGGGATGGAGATTCCCGGTTACTACAACCTGGCCGATCGCGGTCAGCAGCTCAACCGCCAGCTCAGCGACAAGAATGTGAAGTGGAGCAACGAGGCCAACCAGAAGCTGCAACTGGGCACCACCACCGCTTACGGCCCGCGCACGCTGGCGCCGTTGCTGCCGGTGCTACGGGAAGTGGTGAGCGATCCGGCACAACTGAAACTGGTCGAGCAACTGGCACAGTGGCAAGGCGACTATCCGCTGGATTCGGTCAGCGCCACAGTGTTCAACCAGTTCCTCTACGACCTCGCCGATGCGGCCATGCGCGATGAGCTGGGCAACGACTTCTTCGAAACGCTACTGCCGACCCGGGTGATCGATGCCGCCCTGCCGCGCCTGGCAGCGAACGCCGATTCGCCGTGGTGGGACAACCGCGACACACCGAACAAGGAGACCCGTGCCGACATCGTCAAAGCGGCGTGGCAGGCAAGCATGACGCACCTGAAACAGACCCTCGGTGACACCCCGTCCGCCTGGCAATGGGGCACGGCGCACACCCTGACCCACGGTCATCCACTGGGGCAACAGAAGCCACTGGACCGCATCGTCAACGTCGGGCCATTCGCCGCGCCAGGCAGCCATGAAGTACCGAACAACCTCTCGGCCAAGCTCGGCCCGGCGCCATGGCCGGTGACTTACGGACCTTCGACGCGGCGCCTGGTGGACTTCGCCGACCCGGCGCACAGCCTGACCATCAACCCGGTCGGCCAGAGCGGCGTGCCGTTCGACAGCCACTATGACGATCAGGCCGAGGCGTACGTCGAGGGGATGTATGTGCAGGCGCACTTCAGCGAGGAAGAAGTGACGGCCAACACCCGCAGTACCTTGAAGCTGTTGCCGGCAAGGGCTGCCCAGTAG
- a CDS encoding alpha/beta hydrolase, with the protein MPDTFDADHLRASLKPLAQWQPLSDEAKAYQRFYQTDFPERDVWRGMGRFEVDGYELVSHCWWPEKVKGTLFLLHGFYDHTGLYRHVIEWALDQDFAVIACDLPGHGLSSGARASIRDFSEYQDALQALFAEANSIALPQPWHLCGQSTGGAIVVDHVLNHGEHSPAQGHLILLAPLVRPRAWGWSQLSYYLLRPFVRGVTRRFSENSNDPAFLPFLQADPLQPKRLPTAWVGALSRWIIRVEHAKKSPRRPLIIQGQADMTVDWQHNLQVMKWKFDRPQILLLPQARHHLANETLEMREEYFEFLNKRIRGRNLQ; encoded by the coding sequence ATGCCTGACACTTTCGATGCCGATCATTTACGCGCCAGCCTCAAGCCTTTGGCCCAGTGGCAGCCGTTGTCGGACGAGGCGAAGGCGTATCAGCGGTTCTACCAGACCGACTTCCCCGAGCGTGATGTCTGGCGCGGCATGGGCCGTTTCGAGGTGGACGGTTATGAACTGGTCAGCCATTGCTGGTGGCCGGAAAAGGTCAAGGGCACACTGTTTCTGCTGCACGGTTTTTACGACCATACCGGGCTCTATCGGCATGTGATCGAGTGGGCGCTGGATCAGGATTTTGCCGTGATCGCCTGCGATTTGCCGGGGCATGGCCTGTCGAGCGGAGCGCGGGCGAGCATTCGCGATTTCTCCGAATATCAGGACGCGCTGCAGGCGTTGTTCGCCGAGGCCAACTCGATTGCCCTGCCGCAACCCTGGCACCTGTGCGGGCAAAGCACCGGTGGTGCGATCGTTGTCGACCATGTGCTCAACCATGGCGAGCACAGTCCGGCGCAAGGTCATTTGATTCTGTTGGCGCCGCTGGTGCGTCCGCGTGCGTGGGGTTGGTCGCAGCTCAGTTATTACCTGCTGAGACCTTTCGTGCGGGGCGTCACCCGGCGCTTCAGCGAAAACTCCAACGACCCGGCCTTCCTGCCGTTCCTGCAGGCCGATCCGTTGCAGCCCAAACGCTTGCCGACGGCGTGGGTCGGCGCACTGTCGCGGTGGATCATCCGTGTGGAACACGCGAAAAAAAGTCCGCGACGGCCACTGATCATTCAGGGGCAGGCGGACATGACCGTGGACTGGCAGCACAATTTGCAGGTGATGAAATGGAAGTTCGACCGGCCACAGATTCTGTTGCTGCCGCAGGCGCGACATCATCTGGCGAACGAGACGCTGGAGATGCGTGAAGAGTATTTCGAGTTTCTGAACAAGCGGATCAGAGGGCGGAATCTTCAGTGA
- a CDS encoding 2OG-Fe(II) oxygenase yields MRAMQISSEHPLLLRIVDDLAEHGWSQQNIFLPAGLTRELAAECRKREAEGELAPAAVGRGPFSEIREGIRGDHIQWIDPGQAEASDRYLNLMDSLREALNRGLFLGLEDFECHFALYPPGAFYRKHVDRFRDDDRRMVSAVIYLNDGWLPEDGGQLRMYLGEDRVHDVQPTGGCLVVFLSGEVPHEVLPANRERLSLTGWFRRRGNEPF; encoded by the coding sequence ATGCGCGCCATGCAAATATCCTCTGAACACCCGCTGCTGTTACGCATCGTCGACGACCTGGCCGAACATGGCTGGTCGCAGCAGAACATTTTCCTGCCCGCGGGTTTGACCCGTGAGCTGGCGGCCGAGTGCCGCAAACGTGAGGCCGAGGGTGAGCTGGCACCGGCGGCGGTGGGCCGTGGGCCGTTTTCGGAGATTCGCGAGGGGATTCGTGGCGACCACATCCAGTGGATCGACCCGGGGCAGGCCGAAGCCAGCGACCGTTATCTGAACCTCATGGACAGCCTGCGCGAGGCGCTCAATCGCGGGTTGTTCCTGGGGCTTGAGGATTTCGAGTGCCATTTCGCCCTCTATCCGCCGGGCGCGTTTTACCGCAAACACGTCGACCGCTTCCGCGACGACGATCGGCGCATGGTCTCGGCGGTGATCTACCTCAATGACGGCTGGCTGCCGGAAGACGGTGGCCAGTTGCGCATGTATCTGGGCGAAGACCGGGTCCATGACGTGCAACCCACCGGCGGCTGTCTGGTGGTGTTCCTCTCTGGCGAAGTGCCGCATGAAGTGCTGCCGGCGAACCGCGAACGCCTGTCGCTGACCGGCTGGTTCCGTCGCCGTGGCAACGAGCCGTTCTGA
- a CDS encoding GlxA family transcriptional regulator encodes MNKTVAIVVFPGVQALDVSGPMDVFAEANRFLPPEDHYRLEVIGVEQGPMACSNGLNLSAHRHFSEALDAWDLLLVAGGSQLPFMDFGRVFDAWLREASARARRFGSICNGAFMLARAGLLEGRTVTTHWNDAEALAQLCPSTRVEVDRLYVEDGALYTSAGVTAGIDLSLYLLACDHGAEVALSVARRLVVFTQRSGGQSQFSPFLTPHAEPTSAVAMVQLYVLANLTGDLAIADLANAANMSARNFSRVFAREARVTPAEFVEQARVDAARVMLESTTAPLKTVAYQCGFRDAQHMRSVFNRRLGVTPQQFRLNFALVL; translated from the coding sequence ATGAACAAAACCGTCGCCATCGTGGTGTTCCCCGGCGTGCAGGCGCTGGATGTCAGTGGGCCGATGGATGTGTTCGCCGAGGCCAATCGGTTTCTGCCGCCCGAGGATCACTATCGGCTGGAGGTGATTGGTGTCGAGCAGGGCCCGATGGCCTGTTCCAACGGTTTGAACCTCAGTGCCCATCGGCATTTCAGCGAGGCGCTCGACGCCTGGGACTTGCTGTTGGTGGCCGGTGGGTCGCAGTTGCCGTTCATGGATTTTGGCCGCGTGTTCGATGCCTGGCTGCGCGAAGCCAGCGCCCGTGCGCGGCGTTTCGGTTCGATCTGCAACGGTGCGTTCATGCTGGCGCGGGCGGGGCTGCTGGAAGGGCGCACCGTCACCACCCACTGGAATGATGCCGAAGCCTTGGCGCAGTTGTGTCCATCAACCCGGGTCGAGGTCGATCGCTTGTATGTCGAGGACGGCGCGCTCTACACCTCGGCCGGGGTCACGGCGGGGATCGATCTGTCGCTGTACCTGCTGGCCTGTGATCACGGCGCCGAGGTGGCGCTGAGCGTGGCCAGGCGCCTGGTGGTGTTCACTCAGCGCTCGGGCGGGCAGTCGCAGTTCAGCCCGTTCCTCACGCCGCATGCGGAGCCGACGTCGGCGGTGGCGATGGTGCAGTTGTACGTGTTGGCCAATCTCACCGGCGATCTGGCGATTGCCGATCTGGCGAATGCGGCGAACATGAGCGCGCGTAACTTCTCCCGGGTGTTTGCCCGCGAAGCCCGGGTCACTCCGGCGGAGTTCGTCGAACAGGCGCGGGTGGATGCGGCGCGGGTGATGCTTGAAAGCACCACGGCGCCGTTGAAGACCGTGGCGTATCAGTGCGGGTTTCGTGATGCGCAGCACATGCGCAGTGTGTTCAACCGCCGGCTGGGCGTGACACCGCAGCAGTTTCGGCTGAATTTTGCGCTGGTGCTCTGA
- a CDS encoding DUF4399 domain-containing protein encodes MKSFMSRAALAGVLMGVSVLASAATPAPKGAEVFIVSPEDGATVSQEFKVKFGVKDIALAPAGDVTKNTGHHHLLIDVDKLPAASAPIPNDANHMHFGKAQTEATIKLAPGKHTLQLELGDSGHMPFDPPIVSKKVTVNVE; translated from the coding sequence ATGAAAAGCTTTATGTCACGTGCAGCGTTGGCGGGTGTGCTGATGGGTGTTTCGGTGTTGGCCAGTGCCGCCACACCGGCCCCGAAAGGCGCCGAAGTGTTCATCGTTTCTCCCGAGGATGGGGCCACGGTGTCTCAGGAGTTCAAGGTCAAGTTCGGCGTCAAGGACATCGCGCTGGCACCGGCCGGTGATGTCACCAAAAACACCGGCCACCACCACTTGCTGATCGACGTCGACAAGCTGCCGGCGGCGAGTGCGCCGATCCCGAATGACGCGAACCACATGCACTTCGGCAAGGCGCAGACCGAGGCCACGATCAAACTGGCACCGGGCAAGCACACCCTGCAGCTGGAGCTGGGCGACAGTGGTCACATGCCGTTCGATCCGCCAATCGTCTCGAAGAAAGTCACCGTCAACGTCGAATAA
- a CDS encoding DUF6436 domain-containing protein, with protein MRSPYRTALFASLLALVCAGVLWAAYDWFQGRYLRAFSQHTAVFSGDPLRLPDELAGPGKIRLVHFWDPACPCNVGNQQHLTEMVEQFGPRGVEFFAVQRAGSHGQLPAPLSNLKTIAVLPGAEQVPASPAVAIWDRSGKLAYFGPYSEGLTCNSSNSFIEPILNALMDDRPVNATHTLAVGCYCPWPVVVQ; from the coding sequence ATGCGCTCGCCCTACCGCACCGCACTGTTTGCCAGCCTGCTCGCGCTTGTGTGTGCCGGGGTGCTGTGGGCGGCGTACGACTGGTTTCAAGGGCGTTATCTGCGCGCGTTCAGTCAGCACACGGCGGTGTTTTCCGGTGATCCGTTGCGCCTGCCCGATGAACTGGCCGGCCCTGGCAAAATCCGTCTCGTGCACTTCTGGGACCCGGCCTGCCCGTGCAACGTCGGCAATCAACAGCACCTGACGGAAATGGTCGAGCAGTTCGGCCCGCGCGGCGTGGAATTCTTCGCGGTGCAAAGGGCTGGCAGCCACGGCCAGTTGCCCGCCCCCCTGAGCAACCTGAAAACCATCGCCGTGCTGCCTGGCGCCGAGCAAGTGCCGGCGAGCCCCGCCGTGGCGATCTGGGACCGCAGCGGCAAACTGGCGTACTTCGGCCCCTACAGCGAAGGCCTGACCTGTAACTCCAGCAACAGTTTTATCGAACCGATCCTCAACGCGCTGATGGATGATCGCCCGGTCAACGCCACGCACACCCTGGCGGTCGGTTGCTATTGTCCGTGGCCGGTGGTGGTGCAGTAA
- a CDS encoding transporter substrate-binding domain-containing protein: MRFLPGLICLLPLLSPLAHAELIDDVNDRGELRIALEANTPPFNFKDGDTLTGFEVELGQQLANELDVRADFIVTDEADLLQGVESGKYDVALNHIALTPELKDRFDFSEAYGKVDSQLLAKKDEQPRPMVLVQALTQEKPKESTPVELAIPFQKGNPAFQASLAGALQRIKADGRLAALSEKWLTKPE, encoded by the coding sequence ATGCGTTTTCTGCCTGGCCTGATCTGCCTGCTACCCCTTTTGAGCCCTTTGGCTCACGCCGAACTGATTGATGACGTCAACGACCGTGGCGAGTTGCGCATTGCCCTTGAGGCTAATACACCGCCCTTCAATTTCAAGGATGGCGACACACTCACGGGGTTCGAGGTCGAGCTGGGGCAACAATTGGCCAACGAACTGGATGTGCGTGCCGACTTCATCGTCACTGACGAAGCAGACTTGCTCCAGGGCGTTGAAAGCGGCAAGTACGACGTTGCGCTCAATCACATAGCACTGACACCTGAACTCAAGGATCGTTTCGATTTCAGCGAGGCGTACGGCAAGGTCGACTCACAGCTGCTGGCGAAAAAGGACGAGCAGCCACGACCTATGGTGCTGGTGCAGGCGTTGACGCAAGAGAAGCCGAAAGAGAGTACGCCAGTGGAGTTGGCGATTCCGTTTCAGAAGGGTAATCCGGCGTTTCAGGCCAGCCTTGCGGGTGCGTTGCAGCGGATCAAGGCCGACGGACGCCTGGCGGCGTTGTCGGAGAAGTGGCTCACCAAACCCGAGTGA
- a CDS encoding HD domain-containing protein yields MSTTIAGIKIPDSALARATTEYIRDIESDLLYHHSRRVFLFGALSGERQQLAYNPELLYVGAMFHDLGLVEGYRSADERFEVDGANAAAAFLKPYGLSDDDIEQVWLSIALHTTPGVPKHLRPTVALVTAGVEMDVLGMDYAAFSSTQREAVVHAHPRGEGFKECIICAFADGLRHRPHTTFGNVKADVLVDQEPGFKPMNFVEVIRKSPWIS; encoded by the coding sequence ATGAGCACGACCATTGCCGGCATCAAAATTCCTGACAGCGCGTTGGCCCGGGCTACCACCGAGTACATTCGCGACATCGAATCCGACCTGCTCTACCACCACTCGCGCCGGGTGTTTCTGTTCGGTGCGTTGAGCGGCGAGCGCCAGCAACTGGCCTACAACCCGGAGTTGCTGTACGTCGGCGCGATGTTCCACGACCTCGGGCTGGTCGAAGGCTATCGCAGCGCTGACGAGCGTTTTGAAGTGGATGGCGCCAATGCGGCAGCGGCGTTCCTCAAGCCGTACGGTTTGAGCGATGACGATATCGAACAGGTCTGGCTGTCGATTGCCCTGCACACTACGCCGGGGGTGCCCAAGCATCTGCGGCCGACCGTAGCGCTGGTGACTGCCGGGGTCGAGATGGACGTGCTGGGCATGGACTACGCGGCGTTCAGCAGCACCCAGCGCGAGGCGGTGGTGCATGCACATCCACGCGGGGAAGGTTTCAAGGAATGCATCATCTGCGCGTTTGCCGACGGCTTGCGCCATCGCCCGCACACGACGTTCGGCAATGTGAAGGCCGATGTGCTGGTGGATCAGGAGCCGGGGTTCAAGCCGATGAACTTCGTTGAGGTCATCCGTAAATCTCCGTGGATTTCCTGA
- a CDS encoding DUF523 domain-containing protein has product MQKILVSRCLLGHRVRYDGGASGPFDLLEQWIGEGRVVPLCPEVAGGLPTPRAAAEIPGGQGAEVLDGKAAVITTEGEDVSAQFLDGARQALALVQKHGIRVAVLKANSPSCGNLLTYDGTFSGVKVSGEGVTAALLKRHGVQVFSELELLQAARALTQLD; this is encoded by the coding sequence ATGCAGAAGATTCTGGTCAGCCGCTGCCTGCTGGGCCACCGCGTGCGTTACGACGGCGGGGCCAGCGGGCCGTTCGATCTGCTCGAACAGTGGATCGGCGAAGGGCGCGTGGTGCCGCTGTGCCCGGAAGTCGCCGGTGGTCTGCCAACCCCACGTGCAGCGGCGGAAATCCCGGGCGGGCAGGGCGCTGAAGTGCTTGATGGCAAGGCAGCGGTGATCACCACCGAGGGTGAAGACGTCAGCGCACAGTTTCTCGATGGCGCGCGGCAGGCGCTGGCGTTGGTGCAGAAGCACGGCATTCGGGTTGCGGTGCTCAAGGCCAACAGTCCCTCTTGCGGGAATTTGTTGACCTATGACGGGACGTTCAGTGGGGTGAAGGTCTCCGGTGAGGGCGTGACGGCGGCGCTGCTCAAACGCCATGGGGTGCAAGTCTTCAGCGAACTGGAGTTACTGCAAGCCGCACGGGCCCTGACGCAACTCGACTAA
- a CDS encoding DUF2059 domain-containing protein, producing MRRLLFSLLMFCVLPAWADGHDQLYKIAGWPDQRAHFNDALSAAQQRYQNNLPPAVFQALVNNSNQRFAPQAMDQRAEAQLRQHLADPQPALTFFQSPLGRKIVAAELLATRRDQLAKNAKGLPKMQASDSRLLIIGHLAQALPAREAGAEVSLAIAGVAADSLSSMIPGLLGGGQAQGMLNGQRQRLMDQIGADMNNTLLYVYRDLSDDELEQFATFAESTEGKAYYQAALAAIRAGLAVGQSSSSLGQ from the coding sequence ATGCGCCGTTTGCTTTTTTCACTGTTGATGTTCTGCGTTTTGCCCGCCTGGGCGGACGGCCACGATCAGCTGTACAAGATCGCCGGCTGGCCAGATCAACGTGCGCATTTCAATGATGCCCTGAGCGCCGCGCAACAGCGCTACCAGAACAACCTGCCGCCTGCGGTGTTTCAAGCCCTGGTCAACAACAGCAACCAGCGCTTCGCCCCCCAGGCCATGGATCAGCGTGCCGAAGCGCAGCTGCGCCAGCACCTTGCCGATCCACAACCGGCGCTGACCTTCTTCCAGTCACCGCTGGGCCGCAAGATCGTCGCTGCCGAGCTGCTGGCAACCCGGCGCGATCAGTTGGCGAAAAACGCCAAAGGCCTGCCGAAGATGCAAGCCAGCGACAGCCGCCTGCTGATCATCGGCCATCTGGCGCAAGCGCTGCCGGCGCGCGAGGCCGGCGCCGAAGTCAGCCTGGCGATTGCCGGCGTGGCGGCGGACAGTTTGAGTTCGATGATTCCCGGCCTGCTCGGCGGTGGTCAGGCGCAAGGCATGCTGAACGGTCAGCGTCAGCGCCTGATGGATCAGATCGGCGCTGACATGAACAACACTTTGCTCTACGTTTATCGTGATCTGTCGGATGACGAACTCGAGCAGTTCGCGACATTTGCCGAGTCCACCGAGGGCAAGGCTTATTATCAGGCGGCGCTGGCGGCGATTCGGGCGGGACTGGCGGTGGGGCAAAGCTCTTCGAGCCTGGGTCAGTGA
- a CDS encoding ABC transporter permease subunit, which yields MKNFRFSSLMLVLGLLFIYAPMLILVIYSFNASKLVTVWGGWSIKWYVGLLDNTQLMGSVLRSLEIACYTAVAAVALGTLAAFVLTRITHFKGRTLFGGLVTAPLVMPEVITGLSLLLLFVAMAQMIGWPQERGIVTIWIAHTTFCAAYVAVVVSARLRELDLSIEEAAMDLGARPWKVFFLITIPMIAPSLAAGGMMSFALSLDDLVLASFVSGPGSTTLPMEVFSAVRLGVKPEINAVASLILLAVSLVTFLVWFFSRRAEEARKKAIQQAIEEGAADSWKQPDVRRAPAPEAA from the coding sequence ATGAAGAACTTCCGTTTCTCCAGCCTGATGCTGGTACTGGGTCTGTTGTTCATCTACGCGCCGATGCTGATCCTGGTGATCTACTCGTTCAACGCCTCGAAACTGGTGACGGTGTGGGGCGGCTGGTCGATCAAGTGGTACGTCGGCCTGCTCGACAACACGCAACTGATGGGCTCGGTGCTGCGCTCGCTGGAAATCGCCTGCTACACCGCTGTCGCGGCGGTGGCGCTGGGTACGCTGGCAGCCTTCGTGCTGACCCGCATCACCCACTTCAAGGGCCGCACGCTATTCGGTGGTCTGGTCACCGCGCCGCTGGTCATGCCTGAGGTGATCACCGGTCTGTCGCTGTTGCTGCTGTTCGTGGCGATGGCGCAGATGATCGGCTGGCCGCAGGAACGTGGCATCGTCACCATCTGGATCGCCCACACGACGTTCTGTGCCGCGTATGTGGCCGTGGTGGTGTCGGCGCGTCTGCGTGAGCTGGACCTGTCGATCGAAGAGGCAGCCATGGACCTCGGTGCACGGCCGTGGAAGGTGTTCTTCCTGATCACCATCCCGATGATCGCGCCATCGCTGGCAGCGGGCGGCATGATGTCGTTCGCCCTGTCGCTGGACGACCTGGTGCTGGCGAGCTTCGTCTCCGGCCCGGGTTCTACCACCCTGCCGATGGAGGTGTTCTCGGCGGTGCGTCTGGGCGTGAAGCCGGAGATCAACGCCGTGGCCAGTCTGATTTTGCTGGCGGTATCGCTGGTGACGTTCCTGGTGTGGTTCTTCAGCCGCCGTGCCGAAGAAGCGCGCAAGAAAGCCATCCAGCAAGCCATCGAAGAAGGCGCTGCCGATTCGTGGAAGCAACCGGACGTGCGCCGCGCGCCTGCGCCGGAAGCGGCTTAA
- the serA gene encoding phosphoglycerate dehydrogenase translates to MSKTSLDKSKIKFLLLEGVHQSAVDVLKAAGYTSIEYLTGSLPEAQLKEKIADAHFIGIRSRTQLTEEIFDHAKKLVAVGCFCIGTNQVDLSAARERGIAVFNAPYSNTRSVAELVLAEAILLLRGIPEKNASCHRGGWIKSAANSFEIRGKKLGIVGYGSIGTQLSVLAEGLGMQVFFYDTVTKLPLGNATQVGNLHELLAMSDIVTLHVPETAATQWMIGEKEIRAIKKGGILINAARGTVVELDALADAIKDKHLIGAAIDVFPVEPRSNDEEFESPLRGLDNVILTPHIGGSTAEAQANIGLEVAEKLVKYSDNGTSVSSVNFPEVALPAHPGKHRLLHIHENIPGVMSEINKVFAENGINISGQFLQTNEKVGYVVIDVDAEYSELAQEKLQHVNGTIRSRVLF, encoded by the coding sequence ATGAGCAAGACTTCTCTCGATAAGAGCAAGATCAAGTTCCTTCTTCTCGAAGGCGTCCACCAATCGGCTGTCGACGTCCTCAAGGCGGCGGGCTACACCAGCATCGAATACCTGACAGGCTCCCTGCCGGAAGCCCAGCTCAAGGAAAAGATCGCTGACGCTCACTTCATCGGCATTCGATCGCGCACCCAACTGACCGAAGAGATCTTCGATCACGCGAAGAAGCTGGTAGCGGTCGGTTGTTTCTGCATCGGCACCAACCAGGTTGACCTGAGTGCTGCCCGCGAGCGCGGTATCGCCGTGTTCAACGCGCCGTACTCCAACACCCGTTCCGTAGCGGAACTGGTGCTGGCCGAAGCCATCCTGCTGCTGCGCGGCATCCCTGAGAAAAACGCTTCCTGCCACCGTGGCGGCTGGATCAAGTCCGCAGCCAACTCCTTCGAGATCCGTGGCAAGAAACTGGGCATCGTCGGCTACGGCTCGATCGGTACGCAGCTGTCGGTTCTGGCTGAAGGCCTGGGCATGCAGGTGTTCTTCTATGACACCGTGACCAAGCTGCCGCTGGGCAACGCCACTCAGGTCGGCAACCTGCACGAGCTGCTGGCCATGTCCGACATCGTTACCCTGCACGTTCCGGAAACCGCTGCCACTCAGTGGATGATCGGCGAGAAGGAAATCCGCGCCATCAAGAAGGGCGGCATCCTGATCAACGCCGCGCGCGGTACCGTGGTCGAGCTGGACGCCCTGGCGGACGCGATCAAGGACAAGCACCTGATCGGCGCGGCCATCGACGTGTTCCCGGTGGAGCCACGCTCCAACGACGAAGAGTTCGAAAGCCCGCTGCGTGGCCTGGACAACGTGATCCTGACCCCGCACATCGGTGGCTCGACCGCCGAAGCGCAAGCCAACATCGGTCTGGAAGTGGCGGAAAAACTGGTCAAGTACAGCGACAACGGTACCTCCGTTTCGTCGGTGAACTTCCCGGAAGTGGCCCTGCCGGCTCACCCTGGCAAGCACCGCCTGCTGCACATCCACGAGAACATCCCGGGTGTGATGAGCGAGATCAACAAGGTCTTCGCCGAAAACGGAATCAACATCTCCGGTCAGTTCCTGCAGACCAACGAGAAAGTCGGTTACGTGGTGATCGACGTCGACGCCGAGTACTCGGAGCTGGCGCAAGAGAAGCTGCAACACGTCAACGGTACTATCCGTAGCCGTGTACTCTTCTAA